The genomic region ATAAAATCATGCGATCTCATAATACTATGAGGTATTAATCCAAATTTCTTCGGGCTATCCCTCAGTGATAGGTAGATTGTATACGCGTTACGCACCCGTGCGCCGGTCGTCAGCAAAGAGCAAGCTCTCTCTGTTACCCCTCGACTTGCATGTGTTAGGCCTGCCGCTAGCGTTCATCCTGAGCCAGGATCAAACTCTTCATCGTAGAATCTTTTTAAAGATCATTTATTGATCTATATAATTAATACTACTTAATTAGCGTAATTGTGTTTATCTATATTAAATCTTACCAGAAAATATTATCAAAATATCTTCTTATTATTTATTTTGTGCTGTCAATCAAAATCTCAATGAACTACTTCAAATTATAAAATCAAAACTTTGCCAATCCTCTCCCGATTCTCGTACTAGTATTTTAACCTTCTCTGAAGAACTAACGCTCTACTTCTGACATCATGTCTGCTGCAAAGCGGGTGCAAATATACTCACGTTTTTCTCTATCAACCAAACTTTTTAACTAAATAAATTAAAATAATTTATAACACACATACAAACAACTAATTACAAATCATCCTATCCGAATTATTCTAACTCATATAACTTTATCAGATAACGATATCGCAAATACATGAGAATACTTGAAACACTTAAGCCTAATAAAAGTCCCATCCATATACCTTGCCCATCATAGTCTAGTATTATTCCTAAATAATAAGATACAGGAAATCCTATCAACCAGTACGCAACGAAACATATTAAACTAGGAATCCAAACGTCTTGTAATCCACGCAAAGCACCTAAGAATACTACTTGCAAACCATCACTCACTTGAAAAAACGCTGCTACAACTAATAGACTAGACGCTATTTTAACAACTTCTATATCATCAATATAGACCCAAGGTAATTGAGCTCTAAAAGAGTAAAACATTAAAGCAAAAAAAACATCAAAGATCAAAGTCAGTAGGAATATAGATCTTGCAATTCTCTTTAACTCAGTAATATTACCAGCTCCTAATTGATTCCCGACTCTGATTGTCGCGGTAACACTTAGTCCAACACCTACCATAAAAGTCATTGCAGATAAGTTGAGAGCTATTTGATTTGCTGCTTGATTTTTAGTACCTAATACACCACTTAAAATTATCGCTGCTGTAAATAGACTAACCTCGAAAAACATTTGTAGAGCTGTAGGAAATCCTAAATGAAGTAATTTCTTAATTATGCTTACAGAGAAAGATTCTATTAATGTAAAATATTTTTTAAGCTCCACCTTTCGCGTAAGCAAAAAAATTAACACCGGTACCATTAATATTCTAGCTACCAATGTACCGTAGGCAGCTCCTTCAACCTCTAATCTAGGAAAACCAAATTCACCATAGATTAAAAGATAATTTAAAATAATATTTACAATGTTTGCTACTATTGTTGCCTGCATGGCAAATACGGTCTTAGATAGACCATCTGAAAATTGCTTAATTGATTGAAAAATCATCAATGGTATCATTGAAAAAGCCACAATTCTCATATATGGGATAGCTAATACTATCACCTCATCTGGCTGATCCAGAAAAAAGAGAATGGGTTCAGAGAGAAAAAGAAGAATACACAGTAACACTCCATTTATAGTTGAAACTAAAACACCGTTATGAAAGATACTTTTAACCTTTTGAAAATTACCTTTAGCATCAGCTTCAGCAACTAAAGGTGTTATGGCAAAGGAAAATCCAATACCTATACTAAGAGCTATAAAAATTAGAGTATTTCCTAAGGATACAGCCGCTAACTGAGCATCCCCCAATTTTCCAACCATTACATTATCAGCAAATGCAACTAGAAGATGCGCTATTTGCCCAGCCATTATAGGGTAAGCGATATTTAAATTTCTACCAAATTCACGTGTATAATCTTGTAATGCCATGTGTTATTAAAAGAGGCCAAATATAACGACAAAGGACTACTTAAATAAAGATAAAGAAATGTTTAAAAAGGACGCTCTTCACTAAAGGACCTTAATGAACAACTACTCGTTCTCTAACACCTTAATATACTTATCAATTTGACCTATCGCATTATCATCTAATTGAGGCATTACAATATGATTTTTGGATTCTAAAGATTGTAATAGAATATCACAGACTATCTTACGTGCCATAGGCTTATCATCAGATGGTATGATATACCATGGTGCTAGATCTGTTGATGTTTTAGATATGGCTTCTTCATAACAACTCATATATTTATCCCAGAGAGCTCTTTCTTTGAGGTCTCCACCAGAAAATTTCCAATTTTTCTCTGGCAAATGCAATCTTCTAAGTAACCTATTCTTTTGCTCGTCTTTGGATATATTCAAGAAAAATTTAAAAACATAGGTGCCATTTTGTGACAGTTCTTTTTCAAAATTATTTATCTGTTCAAAGCGCATATCCCAAAATTCCTGATTTACATCCTCGGGATGATTAATACCTGGTAAACTCTCAGCCATTAAATACTCTGGATGCACACGTGTAACTAAAACATTCTCATAATGGGTACGATTAAATATACCAAAATGCCCTTTGGAAGGTAATGCGATGTAGTGGCGCCATAAATATCCATGAGACAATTCAAGATCTGTAGGAACCTTAAAACTATGTTGCACGACACCACGAACATTAAAATCTTTAAAAACCTCCCTTACTAAACTATCTTTACCTGCTGTGTCCATACCTTGAAAACAAACCAGCACTGAGTGACGATCATGAGCATATAATTTTTCTTGAAATTGCGCTAAGGCTCTACGAGATTTTTCTAGCGCAGCATTTGCTTCTTTCTTACTCAACATTTTTTTAGGAAGTGTATCAAATTTATTTAAATCGATATCTCCTTTGGCTAGATAATCTAAAGGTTTAGTTTTCATAAAAAATGTTATTTACTAGCAAATGAATTAACATCTGTTTCACTTATCTCTTCACTTCCTAAAATAATTAATCGTTCCACAACATTTCGTAATTCCCTAATATTACCAGTCCAATCATAATTTTGTAATTTACCTATTGCTTTTTCCGAAAATTCTTTAGTTGTTCCGCCTTGTTCTTTGGCAATTTTTGCTGCAAAATGTTTTATTAATAAAGGAATATCTTCTCGTCTATCATTGAGTGATGGTACATTGATCAAAATGACCGCTAACCTGTGATATAAGTCTTCCCTAAATTTATTTTCTGAAATCTCATTTTTGAGATCCTTATTGGTAGCCGCTAGAATACGCACATCGACTTTGATATCTTTATCACTACCTACTCTTTGTATTTTATTCTCTTGTAAAGCACGTAGCACCTTTGCTTGTGCATTAAGACTCATATCTCCTATCTCATCTAGGAAAATAGTACCTCCGTTTGCAGCCTCAAATTTACCTGCACGATCTTTATTAGCACCTGTAAAACTACCCTTTACATGACCAAACAATTCACTCTCTATCAATTCACCAGGTATTGCAGCACAGTTTACCTCTATAAAAGGTGCATTAGATCGATGACTTTTTTCATGTAACCAGTGCGCTACCAACTCTTTACCTGTACCGTTTCCTCCGGTGATAAGTACACGAGCATCTGTAGGTGCTACCTTTTCAATTATATTTTTGATAATAACTATAAGCTCACTATTCCCTATCATCTCATAGTTTTTACTAACCTTCTTTTTGAGACGTTTGTTTTCTACAACTAGGTTTTTACGATCTAGTGCGTTACGTACGGTATTAAGCAATCTATTTAAATCTGGTGGCTTAGAAATATAATCAAACGCACCTAAACGCATGGTATTTACAGCAGTATCTAAATCGCCATGTCCAGATATCATTACTACAGGAATTTCTGGTTTAATTTTTTTGATAGCCTCTAGTACCTCAACACCATCCATTTTAGGCATTTTAATATCGCAAAGTACAAGATCATAATCGTCTTTTTTAATAAGTTCTATACCTTCTAACCCATCTACTGCCTCTGTAACAGTATAATTTTTATTCTCCTCAGATAGTATTTTACTTAAGACACGTCTTATCGCCGCCTCATCCTCTATTAATAGAATATTTGCCATTTATATTTTAAATTTTATACCTGCTCTAGAATAGAACGTATTACTGTCATTTACATTTTTTACATCATCTCCACCTGCATCTCTTAATCTTATGTCGTTAAAGATAGTATATCCAGTATAGACATAAACACTAATGTGCTTTGTAAAGTTGTACTGATATCCTGGTCCAGCCATAGCTGTAGTCATAGAAACGTTATCTGCTAGACCGTTAGTAGTACTCACATTATTTTGAATATTTCCATAAAACCCATCTAATCTAGCATATAACTGAACCATATTTTTATCATTGAAACGGTATACTAGATTCATTTTAGGAGCTCCTAGAGTAAAGCTCCAATTAGGTGCAAACTCTCTATAATAGTTCAAATAAGGTAATGGAAATGGTCTACCAGCCGTTGTAGAATACTGCACTCCTACAACTAGACGCCATGGTTTACCTCCATCTTCACGTTTAGTCATACTTTTAATTAAGTAAGCACTTGCTGTTAGAAAGTAGTCATCACTTATCGCCTTTCCCGCATCAAAATTTGATGCCGCTAATACACCTAGTCGAGAACCAAAGCGCCAATTATTTTTCATAGGCGTTGTATAACCTAAGGCAACTTCATAACTTTCATATCGATCTGTACCGAACTGTCTAAAATCTTCTGAATCTTTAACCACTAGATGTACGTTTCTATATTCTAGATATGGTACTAGATAAGTTCCCTCACCTACTTTAAGAGGCACATTAACAAATGTTCTAAATCTCCTGAAGCTATTATCAGAATTGCGCTGTGGGAAATAAGTATACTCTGAACGGAACAAATCGGTTCCTTGTGAATACGCTTTCGCGAAAGCGAGTATAAAAAAACAAATTAGAAGTCTATTAAACATTAAATGGAATTATCGTTTGATTGAAAAATATGAACATCGCGTTGTGGAAATGGTATAGATACTTTATGTGCTCTAAAAGATTTATCAATAGCAAATCGCAACTCACTTTTAATACGAGGATCCACAAAACTATCTCTCACAAAAAAGTACAAGGCAAATTCTAACGCACTATCTCCAAAATTATTGAATAATACAAAAGGTTGCGGGCTCTTAAGTACACCACTTTGAGCTGCTGCACATTCTAAAAGAAGTCGTTTAACTAACTCTGTATCACTACCATAAGCAACACCTACTTGTATATTCTCCCTAGTTTTGGGGTGATTTTGAGTGTAATTATATATGGTTTGTTGTAAAAATAAATGATTTGGTATGACTAAAACTTTATCATCTCTTGTGATTGCACGTGTTGTACGCAGTCTTATTTCAAAAACACGCCCTACCTTACCTTCCATTTCGATTATATCATTTACTAGCAATGATTTATCAACTAAAATGGTAATACCTGCGATAATATCTTTAAAAAAATCTTGCAAGGCAAAACCTATCCCTACAAATAATGCCGCACTAGCCGTTAATATAGCAGTTAAGTCAACACCTGAACTGTTGAGAACGATAATTATAACTATAATGTAAACAATGTAATTGAAAAACTTGAAAATGCTATCAAATTTAAGTTTGTCTGTTTCATCCATCTTACGTGTGAGAAGTCTTTTTATACCTCTTAATGCAAGCGATGCTACAACGATAGCTAGTATAGCCAGTATGATATGACCGGCGTCTAGATGAAAATCCCCAGGTTTTTCAGCACTGATGATTTCATAATCAAAGAATCCTTTAAGCTTTTTCCAAAGTTCTTTCATTAATACTTAAGCCATTTATAAAGTTCTTTCCAGTTGGTCTTCTTACCATACATTAATATACCTACTCGATATATTTTTGCAGCAAACCAGGCTACACCAAATATACTTACATATAACAAAATCATACTGAGCCCTATTTCCCAATAGGTAATATCTCCAAAAGGAATACGCATTAACATCACTATAGGAGAAGTTAATGGTATATACGAGAATACTACTGCTACAGTTCCATGTGGATTATCCATAACCGAAAAGAACCCAACATAAATTGATAGTATTAATGGTAATATAACTGGAAGCATGAATTGCTGTGTATCAGTTTCATTATCCACAGCAGCACCTATCGCAGTATAAATTGCGGCATATAAAAAGTAGCCTCCTATAAAATAAATAAAGAAGCATATTACAAGCTTTAATAATGGCAATTGCATGATATCATTAATGATAAGCTGCATTTTATCCATATTCTCTAATTGAGACATGGCCATATCATTACCTGGACTTTGTACTGCTTCTGGACCTAAAAAAGTACTTGCTATAGTAAATAGTATACCTCCGAGAAAAACCCAAATTATAAATTGAGTGATCCCTGCTAGTGATGTACCCGTGATTTTTCCTATCATCAAATAAATAGGTTTAACGGAACTAATAATTATTTCTATGATTCGATTGGTCTTTTCTTCAATTACCGATCGCATTACCATATTACCATATATAATTATAAACATCATTAATAAGTATCCTGCACCACCACCGAAAGCCATTTTTATCCATCCATTTGCCTTACTAGTTTGTACACCAGTATAACTTTGTAATTGTAAATCTGTTGTAATTTTAGACTCTTGGATAGTTTCTAGATTAATACCTCTTGATATTAATTGATCTTCAGTAGCTTTCTTACTAATTTTATCTTCAATCTCATTAATAAAACCTAGAGACGGAGAATCATCAGAGTAAAAGGTTACCTCACCTAATTGATTATTCTTTTTACTAATATGTATTAAACCATAATAATCTGCAGTTTTGCTAGCATCTATTGCAGTTTGTAAGTTATCGTTATCTAGGGTAATATAATCTGTACGATCTGAATCCTCAAATAATGGTGCATAGATGGTAGTTTCATCTAGAATTGCTATTTTTCTAGTAGTATCGTTATTAAGGCTAGTTAAAAAACCTACTAACAATGCAACACCTACAAATATCAACGGACTCACAAAAGTCATGATGATAAATGTTCTATTTCTCACCTTATTAAGGTACTCTCTTTTAATTATAAGCCACAACTTATCCATCTTGCTTCACTGTTTTAATAAAGATATCATTCACACTAGGTATAATTTCACTAAAATGAGTTAACTCGCCTAAGCTAGTTAAATCATTTAATGATTGGGCTATCGTCACATCTTCTGGCAGTTTTATTTTAAAATCTAGAGTATTATCTAAACCAGACAACTCTATACCTTGTGCGTTATAAAAATCTGGTATAGATAGCAGCGCATGATTATTATCTGATGTGATAAGAGATACAGCATATTCTCTATTACGGAATCGTTGCTTCACCTCATTAAGCTTACCGCTCAAAACAACATTAGACTTATTTATTAGTGCAATATGATCACACATTTCTTCTACACTTTCCATACGGTGTGTAGAAAATATTATCGTTGCACCTTGATCTCTTAATTGTAAGATTTCATCCTTTATTAGATTTGCATTTACAGGATCAAAGCCAGAAAACGGTTCATCAAAGATTAGTAAATCTGGCTCGTGTAGTACGGTTACAATAAATTGTACTTTTTGAGCCATACCTTTAGATAGCTCTTGTAATTTTTTATTCCACCATCCTTGCATTCCTAATCTATCAAACCAATACTTAAGTTTTGTTTTTGCCTCAGATTTTGAAAGACCTTTAAGCATGGCTAGATATATACACTGTTCACCTACTTTCATAGATTTATAAAGACCTCGTTCCTCGGGCATATATCCTATTTGAGAAATATGTTTAGGCTCTAGAGGTTCTCCATTAAGAAGAATTTCACCACCATCTGGCATGGTGATCTGGTTAATAATTCTTATTAAAGAGGTTTTACCAGCACCATTAGGTCCCAGCAGTCCGTAAACACTTCCTTTAGGAACTGCAATATTAACATCATTGAGTGCAGTAAAGTCTCCATAACGTTTTACAATGTGTCTTGCTTCAAGCGTGTTCTTCATATTTTATCTAAAGCTCGCTAATTTAAAAATATATCGCACCATCTAGCGAGCATTTGCATTTATTTAGGTTACAAATAACAAAAAACCCACCTTGCTAATTGATAGTAAGGTGGGAAAAATTGCTATGAAAAAGAAAAATAACATTTGGTTGGTTAACCAATTGTTAAACCAAATATATAATTAAATTTTCAATTATTTAAGATTATTTTAAGAAAACATATCCTTCACTTTTTCAAAGAAAGATTTGTCACCTTTTTCAGGTGCTGGTTCAAAATGTGAATCTGCCATCATAGATTCAAAAAACTCTTTTTGATCTCTTGATAAATTACGTGGTGTCCATACATTAACATGTACTAATAAATCACCCGTTGCATATCCATTGACACTAGGCATTCCCTTACCACGTAATCTTAGAATTTTACCACTTTGGATTCCAGCTTCAATAGGTATGCGTACTTTACCAGTAACCGTTTGTATCTCTTTAGTAGTACCTAATACAGCCTCAGGCACACTAACATATAGATCATAATGTAGATTATTACCTTCACGCTGCAGCTCAGCATGTTCTTTAACTTCTATATCTACTAGTAAATCACCTGATACACCATTACCTGGCGCCTCATTACCTTTACCACTAACTTTAAGTCTCATGTCGGTTTCTACACCAGCAGGTATTTTAATAGATACTGTTTCTTCGTCTATAATTAGACCTTGAGCATCTGCGCCAGCTGGTTTTTTATCCATGGTTTGCCCAGCACCGCCACAAACATTACATGGAGCGCTAGTTTGCATACGACCTAATATGGTATTTTGTATACGTGTTACCTGACCAGATCCACCACAAGTAGAACATGTTTTATAAGTAACACCAGGTGCTTGCTTTTTACGCTTTACCTTAACTTTTTTCTCAACTCCTACTGCTGCTTCTTCTAGTGTTAAAGACACTCTTATACGTAAATCTTTACCTTTAACCCTACGACGTCCACCGCCGCCAAAGCCGCCGCCGCCACCGAAACCTGAGAAACCGCCACCGCCAAATATGTCACCAAACTGGCTGAATATGTCATCCATATCCATACCGCCAAAACCACCAGCACCACCGAAACCGCCAGCACCGCCAGAAGTATACGCCTGATGACCTAACTGGTCATAACGTGATTTTTTTTGTGGATCACTTAAGGTTTCATAAGCTTCTGCAGCTTTCTTAAAGTTCTCTTCGGCAGTTTCATCACCTGGATTTTTATCTGGGTGAAATTCTATGGCTTTCTTACGATAAGCTTTTTTAATCTCTGCAGCCGTGGCACTTTTTGAAATGCCTAATATGTCATAAAAATCTGCCATGTTATTGTCCTATAACTACTTTAGGGTAACGTATAATTTTGTCACCCAGTTTATAACCTTGTTCGATTACGTCTATTATTTTACCTTTCATCTCATCACTAGGCGCAGGTATTTGTGTGATGGCCTCATGATAGTCTGCATTAAAAGCATCTCCTGATCTAACTTCCATTTGCTCTAGTCCTTTAGCTTTTAAGGTATTGCGCAATTTATTAGATATAAGAGTCACACCTTCAATAAGGTTTTTTTCTTCTGACTTATTGATCTCAATCATCGCTCTGTCAAAATCGTCTATAACTGGCAACATGTCCTTTAAAACTCCTTCTCCAGCAGTTTTAAATAACTCATTACGCTCTTTTGCAGTACGTCTTTTAAAATTTTCAAACTCAGCAAACAATCTTAAAAACTTATCTTTTTCTTGCTGTAGTTGCTCTTCTAATTCTACTATAGGATCCTTTTGCTCTTGCTCTTCAACAGCAGCTTTGTCATTAACATCTTCTTGTTGATCAACAGTTTGTGCCTCTAGATCTTTTAATTCTTGTTCTTCTTTTTTATTCTTTGCCATAACTGGTCTCCTAGTTTTGTTAGGAATTAATGGTTAACATATTGCTATTATTATAAAATCACGCTTTCGCGAAAGCGTAATTAAAACAGCCCTTTTGCTCATTCTACATCCTATACTCAAAAGTACTGCCACATCAACATCAATGTCAAAATGTCACTGAAATATTTAATATAGTTTTAACGGCTTTATTTGTAGGTACATTTAATTTTACAGTCTTAATTTAAAAATCAAAACAATGAACAAAACATCAATAAAATTAGTAGGAATGGCTGCTGTTGTAGCATTTACTATGTCATGTAAAGATGCACAAAATGAAGTTGAAGCTACTGCTGCTGAGGCTGAGGCACAAGCAACTGTTGAGGCCGTAACTTATAAGGTAGATACGGCAGCGTCTAACATTGCATGGGTAGGTTCTAAACCTACTGCAGATCATACTGGTAATATTTCTTTAGCCAGCGGTATGGTAACCGTTAATGGTGAGACATTAGAAAGTGGTGAGTTTACCATCGATATGAATAGTATTGAAGTAACTGACATAGAAGGTGAAGGCGCTATGAAATTAAAGAATCATTTATCTGGTACTGTTGAAGGAACTGAAACTGACTTCTTTAATGTAAACAAATATCCTACTGCAAAATTTGTTGTAACTGGTATTGAAGGTAATATGTTATCTGGTAACCTGACTCTTAAAGACGTTACTAAAAATGTAACTTTCCCTGTAACTGTTGCTTACGACGGTGATAAAATGATGTTAGATAGTGAAGAATTTACAATTAATCGTACGGATTGGGGAATTAAGTATGGTTCACAAACCTTTAGTGATAAGGTACTAGACAGCGCTATCGCAGACGATATTAAACTGACTGTAAATCTAGTTGCTACAAAGTAATTAAGATTTGAGTGTAGATTGAAAGAAAAATCCCTGAGCTGTTGCTCAGGGATTTTTTATTTAAATAATTTTAAAGATAGTTAGATTGATTAATCAATATATCTTTCAAGCGCCTGATCTAGTTGCGGATATTGAAATTGATATCCAGCTTCCTCTATTCTAGCACTACTTACATGCTGACTCGATAATACTACAGCTGCCATTTCACCTAGCATTAGTTTCATTACAAATTGAGGCACATTAGGTAAAAATACGGGCTTGCCCATTGCTTTACCTATTGCTTCCATCATAGGTCTATTGCGTACGGGATGAGGCGCTACTCCATTATAGACTCCTTCTAGTCTTTTTTCAGACAGGTAATAAAAAATACCTACTAGATCATCTATGGCAATCCAGCTTTGCCACATTTTACCATTTCCAAATCCTGCACCTGCATAGTACTTAACAGGTTGTGCCATTTGTTCTAGTGCACCACCTTGCGCAGCTAAAACTATACCTATTCTTACTATAGATAGTTTGACTCCTGTTGCTCTAAATTGTTGTGCTATACTTTCCCATGCAATACAAACGTCTGCCAGATAATTATCTGCATATGGTGGAATGTCGTTTTCTTTAAAAGCCTCGGCATCTTGATCATCTGGATATATACCGATAGCACTAGCAGTAATCACTTGTTTAACTTGATGATCATTATCCTTTAATAAATCTACTAATAGTTGTGTACTATTAATACGGCTGGACATAATACTTTCTTTGGCCGCTGCAGTCCAACGTTGAAAAACAGATTCTCCAGCAAGATGGATTATGGTATCTACACCATCGATACAACTAGAATCTATGGTCATGTTTGTAACATTCCACAAAAACCCTTTATAATTAGGTTCTGTTTTAATGGCATTAGACCGTGTGGTTAGATAGTGAACGGTATGTCCTTTTGAAAGAAATTGATCTGCTATTTGCGAGCCTACTAGACCAGTGGCACCTGTTATTAATACATTCATATAGGTAAAGTTAATCGCTAGCCGCTAGTCTATATAATGCTTTTGTATAGAATTAACTTTTAAGTCGTTGCAATTCAGTCTTAAAACACCTTGCATTTACTGATCTCTTTAAATTAAAAAATCCCATTACATATTTAAGTAATGGGATTTATACTGACTGATAGATAAATCTATAGTCTAATACTCATTTCTGTATCTTCCTTTAAGGTAAACTTTGCATCTCCAAATACCGGTGGTCCAAAACTCATCTGTCCTCCACTTACGTTATAATTTTCAGCAGGCATACCGTCTTTAAAGTCCATTCTTTGATTACCATTTAAGTCATGTAATACGATAATAGCATATTCTCCTGGTGCAACATTTTCAAATGTTACAGTCGCTACTCCATCTTCAATTTTTACCGCAGCGCTTTGCACAGGTGCTGCTACCATAAATGTTTCTTTAGTATTAAGTGCAAATACCATCTCACCTTTATCGCTGGTGGCGTTAGGAACGGTAACTTTTAAAGTGTGTGTTGTTTCTTGAGCAAAACTTAATAGAGAAATAAATAATGCGATTGTTGTGATGAAAGTTTTCATAATTGTGTGGTTTTTGTTGTTTGATGAGACAAATATGCATCACGCTTTCGCGAAAGCGAACTTTAAAATACCCAACTGTCATAAATAAGTACCGAGTTGTATTTTTAAGCAGGCTATGGCTCGTACTCTTTTAATAAAGCTACCAAGTTATCTATATCTAAAGGTTTTAAATGAGAAGTCGAAAATGAATCTAAACGATTGATACGCCTGATGTGTAGCTGATCATCCTCTATCTACACTTGCGAAATGAATTTCATGTCTAGTTCTAAAGTCCTTCCATCTATCTTAAGTTTAACTTGATTATCTCTTTTCCAATGAAGTGCATTTTTGCGAGTTGCAGACCATATTAAATAAACTAATCCTATTAAATATAGTACCGTACTTGGTATACCAAACCACAGATCTGGGATAATAAATTGTGGTACTATTA from Nonlabens arenilitoris harbors:
- a CDS encoding MATE family efflux transporter; the protein is MALQDYTREFGRNLNIAYPIMAGQIAHLLVAFADNVMVGKLGDAQLAAVSLGNTLIFIALSIGIGFSFAITPLVAEADAKGNFQKVKSIFHNGVLVSTINGVLLCILLFLSEPILFFLDQPDEVIVLAIPYMRIVAFSMIPLMIFQSIKQFSDGLSKTVFAMQATIVANIVNIILNYLLIYGEFGFPRLEVEGAAYGTLVARILMVPVLIFLLTRKVELKKYFTLIESFSVSIIKKLLHLGFPTALQMFFEVSLFTAAIILSGVLGTKNQAANQIALNLSAMTFMVGVGLSVTATIRVGNQLGAGNITELKRIARSIFLLTLIFDVFFALMFYSFRAQLPWVYIDDIEVVKIASSLLVVAAFFQVSDGLQVVFLGALRGLQDVWIPSLICFVAYWLIGFPVSYYLGIILDYDGQGIWMGLLLGLSVSSILMYLRYRYLIKLYELE
- a CDS encoding PPK2 family polyphosphate kinase, with amino-acid sequence MKTKPLDYLAKGDIDLNKFDTLPKKMLSKKEANAALEKSRRALAQFQEKLYAHDRHSVLVCFQGMDTAGKDSLVREVFKDFNVRGVVQHSFKVPTDLELSHGYLWRHYIALPSKGHFGIFNRTHYENVLVTRVHPEYLMAESLPGINHPEDVNQEFWDMRFEQINNFEKELSQNGTYVFKFFLNISKDEQKNRLLRRLHLPEKNWKFSGGDLKERALWDKYMSCYEEAISKTSTDLAPWYIIPSDDKPMARKIVCDILLQSLESKNHIVMPQLDDNAIGQIDKYIKVLENE
- a CDS encoding sigma-54-dependent transcriptional regulator; this encodes MANILLIEDEAAIRRVLSKILSEENKNYTVTEAVDGLEGIELIKKDDYDLVLCDIKMPKMDGVEVLEAIKKIKPEIPVVMISGHGDLDTAVNTMRLGAFDYISKPPDLNRLLNTVRNALDRKNLVVENKRLKKKVSKNYEMIGNSELIVIIKNIIEKVAPTDARVLITGGNGTGKELVAHWLHEKSHRSNAPFIEVNCAAIPGELIESELFGHVKGSFTGANKDRAGKFEAANGGTIFLDEIGDMSLNAQAKVLRALQENKIQRVGSDKDIKVDVRILAATNKDLKNEISENKFREDLYHRLAVILINVPSLNDRREDIPLLIKHFAAKIAKEQGGTTKEFSEKAIGKLQNYDWTGNIRELRNVVERLIILGSEEISETDVNSFASK
- a CDS encoding DUF6268 family outer membrane beta-barrel protein, with the protein product MFNRLLICFFILAFAKAYSQGTDLFRSEYTYFPQRNSDNSFRRFRTFVNVPLKVGEGTYLVPYLEYRNVHLVVKDSEDFRQFGTDRYESYEVALGYTTPMKNNWRFGSRLGVLAASNFDAGKAISDDYFLTASAYLIKSMTKREDGGKPWRLVVGVQYSTTAGRPFPLPYLNYYREFAPNWSFTLGAPKMNLVYRFNDKNMVQLYARLDGFYGNIQNNVSTTNGLADNVSMTTAMAGPGYQYNFTKHISVYVYTGYTIFNDIRLRDAGGDDVKNVNDSNTFYSRAGIKFKI
- a CDS encoding mechanosensitive ion channel family protein; the protein is MKELWKKLKGFFDYEIISAEKPGDFHLDAGHIILAILAIVVASLALRGIKRLLTRKMDETDKLKFDSIFKFFNYIVYIIVIIIVLNSSGVDLTAILTASAALFVGIGFALQDFFKDIIAGITILVDKSLLVNDIIEMEGKVGRVFEIRLRTTRAITRDDKVLVIPNHLFLQQTIYNYTQNHPKTRENIQVGVAYGSDTELVKRLLLECAAAQSGVLKSPQPFVLFNNFGDSALEFALYFFVRDSFVDPRIKSELRFAIDKSFRAHKVSIPFPQRDVHIFQSNDNSI
- a CDS encoding ABC transporter permease; its protein translation is MRNRTFIIMTFVSPLIFVGVALLVGFLTSLNNDTTRKIAILDETTIYAPLFEDSDRTDYITLDNDNLQTAIDASKTADYYGLIHISKKNNQLGEVTFYSDDSPSLGFINEIEDKISKKATEDQLISRGINLETIQESKITTDLQLQSYTGVQTSKANGWIKMAFGGGAGYLLMMFIIIYGNMVMRSVIEEKTNRIIEIIISSVKPIYLMIGKITGTSLAGITQFIIWVFLGGILFTIASTFLGPEAVQSPGNDMAMSQLENMDKMQLIINDIMQLPLLKLVICFFIYFIGGYFLYAAIYTAIGAAVDNETDTQQFMLPVILPLILSIYVGFFSVMDNPHGTVAVVFSYIPLTSPIVMLMRIPFGDITYWEIGLSMILLYVSIFGVAWFAAKIYRVGILMYGKKTNWKELYKWLKY
- a CDS encoding ABC transporter ATP-binding protein, producing the protein MKNTLEARHIVKRYGDFTALNDVNIAVPKGSVYGLLGPNGAGKTSLIRIINQITMPDGGEILLNGEPLEPKHISQIGYMPEERGLYKSMKVGEQCIYLAMLKGLSKSEAKTKLKYWFDRLGMQGWWNKKLQELSKGMAQKVQFIVTVLHEPDLLIFDEPFSGFDPVNANLIKDEILQLRDQGATIIFSTHRMESVEEMCDHIALINKSNVVLSGKLNEVKQRFRNREYAVSLITSDNNHALLSIPDFYNAQGIELSGLDNTLDFKIKLPEDVTIAQSLNDLTSLGELTHFSEIIPSVNDIFIKTVKQDG